DNA from Acidimicrobiia bacterium:
GCCGGTCTGGCAGGCGCCAGGGTCGCCGGCAAGGGGGAATCCCTTGGCGTTGTGGAGACAGATTCCGTCTCGGCGGTCATCCTCGCCGCTGATGCGGGGCTGAAAGGCGCCAGAGTCGATCTGCGTCAGATCTTCCTGGCCGACGGACTCGGTGGCAAGGGTTACCTCCTCTTTTCAGGCGCGCTGGTTGAGGTGGAAGCTGCCGTCGAGCAGGCCATCGCCAGGATTCCGGTCGAGCTCACGGCGTGGAGAATCATCGCTCAGCTCCACGACGAGATGAATGAGAACCTGCTCGGCGACGGCCAATTCGGCTCGAGAGTGCGGGGCGGGTGACCTG
Protein-coding regions in this window:
- a CDS encoding BMC domain-containing protein → MADSVSFGTAIALLEYSSIAAGIEAGDAMAKRAMLQVIHAGTVHPGKYLVLVGGGVADVEEAVDAAHRLGSDLLVDELFLPDPHPGLVAGLAGARVAGKGESLGVVETDSVSAVILAADAGLKGARVDLRQIFLADGLGGKGYLLFSGALVEVEAAVEQAIARIPVELTAWRIIAQLHDEMNENLLGDGQFGSRVRGG